DNA from Desulfovibrio sp. X2:
TGCGGGTCATGGTCGCCAGGGCCTCGTGCACCGCCTCGTGCTCGCGCTCGATGCGCGCCATGACCGATGAGGGCGGGCTGACCATCTTCTTGGGCAGGGTCAACGCCTCCACCGGGTAGTCGCGCTCCACCACGCTCACCTGGGCGCGCAGGGAGAAGGCCTTGGTCCCCTCCACGCCCGAAACCTCGATGCTCTGCACGCCCGCCGTGTCCTTGCCCACGTCCGTGCCGAGCAGGGCCTCGCCCAGCCAGCCGTCCCGGGCCTGGCGCACGTCCAGCGGCACCTCCTCGCCGAGCCAGCGCACGTGCACCGCCTCGAGCGGCGCGCGCGAGACGAGGCTCACCAGGAAGGGCTCGCCCAGGCCGATTCTGTCCGGTGCCTCCAGCACGGGCTGCGCACGGGCGGCGCTCGGCGCGCAGCAGAGCGTGCCGAGCAGCAGAAGGAAGGCGCAGAGAAAGGATGAAAAGCCGGTCAAGCGGCAGCGCGAAATGATCATGATTCCCGTCCGGTCGTGTCTTCGTCCCCCGAATCGTCCGCGGGCGCAACCACGGCCGCGACCTCGCCGTGCTGCACGCGGATGTCCAGCATCTCACCCGGCGCCACGTCGTCCGGCGCGCGCAGGAAGCGGCCGGTGCGCCGCACGCGCACGAGGCCGTAGCCGCGCGCGAGCGGCGCCTCGGGGCTTGCGGCGCGAAGGCGCGTCGCGAGTCCGTCGAGCGCCGCCTCGCGACCGGAGAGCCACGTCGCGGTCCCGCGCGCAAGGCGCTGGGAGAGGACCGAAAGCCGCTCCTCGCGGCGCTCCGTCTCCTGCGGCCCGAAGGCGCGCAGAAGCCGCGCGGCCAGGGCCTCCTGCGCGCCCGCGCGCGCGGCGAGAAATCCGTTCGCGGCCCTGGGCAGCCGCTGCTCGAGCTCGGCGAAGCGCTCGGCCAGCCGCTCGAGTGTCCGCGCGGGCGAGAGCCAGTAGAGCGCCCGCCGAAGCTCGGCATAGCGCCGTTCGCGCTCGGCCAGGAACGTGCCGCCCGTGGCCGTGAGGGCCTGCACGGCCTCGTCCAGGCGCTGCGCCAGCACCCGGCGCGGCGTCCACAACCCCTGCGCGGCGTGCGTGGGCGTGGCCGCGCGGCGGTCGGCCACCAGGTCCGCGATGGTCACGTCCACCTCGTGGCCCACGCCGCTCACCACGGGCAGGGTGCAGCGATGGACGGCGTCGGCCACCTCGCGCGTGTTGAAGGCCCAAAGATCCTCGAGCGAGCCGCCGCCGCGCAGCAGGCAGACCACTTCGGCCCAGCCCTCGTCCGCGGCCCGGTCCAGGGCGCGGGCGATCTGCGCGGGCGCCTGCTCGCCCTGCACGAG
Protein-coding regions in this window:
- a CDS encoding M23 family metallopeptidase; protein product: MIISRCRLTGFSSFLCAFLLLLGTLCCAPSAARAQPVLEAPDRIGLGEPFLVSLVSRAPLEAVHVRWLGEEVPLDVRQARDGWLGEALLGTDVGKDTAGVQSIEVSGVEGTKAFSLRAQVSVVERDYPVEALTLPKKMVSPPSSVMARIEREHEAVHEALATMTRSRLWSLPLVRPVPGSTGSVYGLRRVLNGKPRSPHRGVDFHAPQGQSVDAVAAGRVVLVGEHYFAGRSVYVDHGEGVVSMYFHLSKVLVREGEVVDRGQAVGLVGATGRVTGPHLHFGLCLQGRCVDPLPLMEKASDTRQAAQ
- the xseA gene encoding exodeoxyribonuclease VII large subunit; protein product: MAHVFTVRELTQALRDVVEGNFPLVWVRGEIANLARPGSGHTYFTLKDAESVLSVVWFRQTREAARPGGIHPLTGEVCEAGPANLADGLSVLVAGRLTVYPPRGAYQLVAELVEEQGVGRLAVAFEALKRELAGLGYFDEERKMRVPHDPRRVVLITAPGGAAVRDFLRIASEGGAGAEIRILPVLVQGEQAPAQIARALDRAADEGWAEVVCLLRGGGSLEDLWAFNTREVADAVHRCTLPVVSGVGHEVDVTIADLVADRRAATPTHAAQGLWTPRRVLAQRLDEAVQALTATGGTFLAERERRYAELRRALYWLSPARTLERLAERFAELEQRLPRAANGFLAARAGAQEALAARLLRAFGPQETERREERLSVLSQRLARGTATWLSGREAALDGLATRLRAASPEAPLARGYGLVRVRRTGRFLRAPDDVAPGEMLDIRVQHGEVAAVVAPADDSGDEDTTGRES